The Bacteroidales bacterium DNA segment TTGGCTATCAAGAAAAAGCTACATTAAAAAATATAACACTTGATATTATAAAGTCATCAGAAATTGAGGGAGAAAAACTTAATCAAAAGCAGGTTCGTTCATCAATTGCTCGCCGTTTGGGACTTAAAGTTGCCGGACTTGTCGGCTCTGCTCGAAATGTTGATGGTATTGTTGATATGATGCTTGATGCAACGCAGAACTATAATAATTCTTTGACTGAAGAGCGACTATTTGGTTGGCATAATGCTTTATTCCCAAGTGGTTACAGCGGGATATATAAAATAAACGTTGCTTGTTACAGAAAAAGCGAAATGCAAATTGTTTCAGGAGTAATGGGAAATGAAAAAGTTCATTATGAAGCAGTTCCTGCCCAAAAAGTAAAATCGGAAATGAATGCTTTTCTTAAATGGATAAACAAAAATAATAAACAGGATAGCTTGATAAAAGCAGCAATATCGCATCTATGGTTTGTTACTATTCATCCGTTTGATGATGGCAACGGACGTATTGCTCGAGCAATTAGTGATATGCTGCTTGCAAGGAGCGACGATAGCAAACAACGTTT contains these protein-coding regions:
- a CDS encoding Fic family protein, whose product is MIKYIYQRKNWTNFTWDEKKISVLLAEVRHLQGRLLGKMASLGFGYQEKATLKNITLDIIKSSEIEGEKLNQKQVRSSIARRLGLKVAGLVGSARNVDGIVDMMLDATQNYNNSLTEERLFGWHNALFPSGYSGIYKINVACYRKSEMQIVSGVMGNEKVHYEAVPAQKVKSEMNAFLKWINKNNKQDSLIKAAISHLWFVTIHPFDDGNGRIARAISDMLLARSDDSKQRFYSMSAQINKERKKYYAAIEKVQHRTEDSNITNWLEWFLKCLKNALLSSEKILKSVLEKAEFWSMHAKTTFNERQKLMLNKMLDGDFVGKLQSSKWAKICKCSQDTAIRDIKDLMKKGILQQEESGGRSTSYKLTSVK